The following DNA comes from Bradyrhizobium sp. SK17.
CTGCCAGCGGCCCTCGCCGCGGCTCGCGCGCAACATCATGACCTCGATGCTCGACCTGATGCCCGCGCCCGGGCTGATCTACAATGAGTGGGACAAGCACGGCACCTGCTCCGGCCTCGGCGAACGCGCCTATTTCGAAGCGATCCGCAAGGCGCGCGCCGCGGTGAAGATCCCCGAGGAATTCCTGCAATTGTCGGAGCCGAAGACGATCGCGCCCGACGAGCTGGAAACCGCGTTCATCAAGGCCAATCCGGGGCTCAGCAACTCGGCGATCTCGGTGACCTGCAACAGCGGCCGGCTCAGTGAGGTGCGGATCTGCATGAGCAAGGACCTGCAATTCCGCGCCTGCGAGGAAGTCGATCGCCGCGCCTGCCGCCGCGATCAGGTGGTGATGCCGCCGGTTCGCGGCGGCTGAAGCCCTCCCCATCGCTGCCGGGCGGAAGGGTGCGCGCCTTCGTGCGCACCGTCCGGCTATCGACGTCGTCACGAAACAAGCTGATGTCGCGTAGATGGCCGGGACAAGCGCGGGCATCACGCAGTACAACATGCACTCCCTTTGGAGCGCAGCGCGATCACAGCATGAACTACCGTCACGCCTTTCATGCCGGCAACTTTGCCGACGTCATCAAGCACATCGTGCTGGTCCGCATGCTCACCTATCTACAGGACAAGCAGGCCGCGTTCCGCGTCATCGACACCCATGCCGGCGCCGGACTCTATGACCTGACGTCGAGCGAAGCGCAGCGCGGCGGCGAATGGCTCACCGGCATCGCGCGGCTGATGCAGGCGCGGCTCTCCGACCAGGCGCTGCCATTGATCGCGCCCTATCTCGACATCGTCAGGGCATTCAATCCGCGCGGCGAACTGAAAGCCTATCCCGGCTCACCGCTGATCGCTCGCGCGCTGCTGCGTCCGCAAGACCGCCTCACCGCCTGCGAGATCGAACCGACCGCGCGCAAGCAATTGATCGACGCATTGCGGCGCGATGCGCAGGCACGCGTCGTCGATCTCGACGGCTGGACGGCGCTGCCCGCATTCGTGCCGCCGAACGAGCGGCGTGGCCTGGTGCTGATCGATCCGCCGTTCGAGGCAAAGGACGAGTTCGAGCGGCTGGCCCGTGCGTTCGCCGAAGCGTACGCGAAGTGGCCGACCGGTGCCTATCTCTTGTGGTACCCCGTAAAATCCCGGAGAGCCACCGACGAGCTCGCGCGCAGCGTGGCTGCCGCAGCAGCAAGCAGCCGGCCCGCCGGCAAGTGCTTGCGTTTGGAATTCAGTGTGGCACCGCAAGAAGCCGACGCCGGCCTCGTTTCCACCGGTCTTTTGATCGTGAATCCGCCATGGACGCTGGCGGGCGAACTGAAGATCATCCTGCCCGAACTCGAGAAGCCGCTTGGTCAGGGCGGCGCAGCGCGCTTCAGACTCGAGACGCCTAAACCTTGATCGACAGCACCCACTGAAAAGTTCGATTTTGAGCATAGGCAATCTGCGCGGAACCGTATTATGCTCATCCTGTTACGACTGGCTTTACGTTCCGCTTCCGCGAATGGTTGCGGCGGAGTGACAAGGCCGAAATAAAATCCAGGCAGACCGGCGGCGTGACGCCGGCCTGTTCAGGTGGCCAGGCTTCCGACAAGCGAATGTCGGTCAACCGCTACGCGGCGTGCGCGTAGCGGTGGAGCAATACGGGGGAGGAGTTTCCCGATGGCCATGACTGGGACAGTCAAGTTCTTCAACGGAGAGCGGGGCTACGGCTTCATCAAACCTGACGATGGCGGCCGCGATGTGTTCGTTCACATCACTGCTGTCGAGCGTGCAGGATTGAAGGACCTGACTGAAGGACAGCGCATTAGTTTCGAGGTTGAACCCGACAAGAAGGGCAAGGGCCCGAAGGCGGTCAACCTGGTGGTTTCATGATGAGCGCTCGCGTTGCGCTGCCCGTGATGAAAGCCGATTGAAACGTTGCGTGTGAGTTGACTGCCGAGCGCGCTCGCGCTCGCTGCACGACCAACCTGCATGATGCGGACGCGACTGGCGCCGCCCGCATATTCGAAGCGTGCGGCCCACCGATTTGATCGGCGGATGCCGCGGCGCATGCTGCCGCACGCAACGTCGAGATCGTCAGCACAAAGAAAAACCCGGCCGCGCGAGGCGCGGCCGGGAGTTGAGATCAGACGTTTTCTTGTTCTCAGAAGTGATAGTTGATGCCGGCGCGAACCAGGCTGAAGCTGTAGCCGTTCGACGCACCGCCGGTGATCGTGAAGTTGCTGTTGGCGAGATCGACGTAGAGATACTCGATCTTGGCGCTCCAGTTCGGGGCAAAGCCCATTTCGGCGCCGGCGCCGACGGTGAAGCCGGCGTTGGTGTGGCTCTCTGATACACCGAAGGTCTCGCCGCGAAGCTCGCCGAAGGCGAGACCGCCAGTCGCATAGAACAGCACGTTGTTGACCGCATAGCCGGCGCGGCCACGCACCGTGCCGAACCACGGGTTGGAGAATTTCCAGGGTGCGAACCGGTCATCCGCGGTGGTGCCCTGGATATCGGCCTCGAAACCGAACACCCAGGGTGAGCCGTTCTGGAAATTGTAGCCGGCCTGCACGCCGCCGGCGAAGCCCGACGGCTTGGTCGGGTTGTTCTCGACCGAACCCCAGCCGTAACCGATGTTGCCGCCAAGATAGGGGCCGGCCCAGCTATAGGCATTGAGCGGCTGATAGACGGTGTAGGGCGATCCGTAGTTGAGGTCGGCCGCCACGGCCGAGCTCATCCAGCCTGCGACGATCAATGCGAGCGCACGCGCAACAAACCGGGTCATTGGTACTCTCCACCACGCAACTGCCGCAGCCCGCGGGCCCAGGGCCGGCGTGGTTACGGAATTCCACTTTTTTCGCTAAGGTTTATCGAGAGTTTTAAGTTAAAGGGCTGTTAAGCCCGGTTACCGTCCCGCTCATCAGTCTTAACAAGATGTTACCGGCCCGCTCCGGCGGTCGTGCAGCGGCAGTAACCTGCTGCAATCGGGGTTGTTTTTGAACACCGCCAACGCTGGCGACCGGTCGCCCGAGCGCTTAGTTTACGGCCCATGGTTCACGATTCTCCCGAGAGTCCGGCGCCGGACCCCAAGATCAAGGGGCGGCGCGGTTCAAAGTCCGATCTGCCGCAGGATGACCTGACAAGGGCCGACCTGACGCTCGACACCAGCGACGTCGATCCCGAAACCTCCGCCGCCGAGGACGAGGATGACGCACGCCTGCCCGACGCCGCGGAGGACGGCAACGAGGCGGTTGCCGAGGGAACGCTCTCGGTCGGTCATGCCGCGATCGAGAACGCGGTGCGGCTGGCCCCGACCTCGCCCGGCGTCTACCGCATGCTCAACGCCGCCAACGACGTGCTCTATGTCGGCAAGGCGAAGAACGTCAAAAAGCGGCTATCGTCCTACGCGCGGGCCAACGCGCCGCTACCGGCACGCATCCTGCGGATGATCGCGGCTACCACGCATGTCGAGATCGTCTCGACCATGACCGAGACCGAGGCGCTGCTGCTCGAAGCCAATCTGATCAAGCAGCTTCGTCCACGTTTCAATGTGCAACTGCGCGATGACAAATCATTTCCATATATTCTGATCTCGGGCGACCACTGGGCGCCGCAGATCCTCAAGCATCGCGGCGCGCAGTCGCGGCCCGGCCGCTATTTCGGCCCGTTCGCCAATGCCGGCGCGGTCAACCGCACCATCACGGCGCTGCAGCGCGCCTTCCTGATCCGCTCCTGCACCGACGGCTTCTTCGAAAGCCGCACCCGGCCCTGCCTGCTCTATCAGATCAAGCGCTGCGCCGGCCCCTGCACCCGCGAGATCGATTTCCCCGGCTACAGCGAGCTGGTGCGCGAGGCGACCGAATTCCTCTCCGGCCGCAGCCACGCGGTGAAGGAGTTGCTCGCCGCCGAGATGGAGAAGGCTTCCGGCGAGCTCGAGTTCGAGACCGCGGCACTGTATCGGGACCGCCTCGCGGCGCTGTCGGCGATCCAGTCGCAGCAGGGCATCAATCCGCGCACGGTGGAAGAAGCCGATGTGTTCGCGATCCACCAGGAGGGCGGCTATTCCTGCGTCGAGGTGTTCTTCTTCCGCACCGGCCAGAACTGGGGCAACCGCGCCTATTTCCCGAAAGCCGAGAAGAGCTTCACGCCCGAGGAGGTGCTGTCCTCCTTCCTCGCGCAATTCTACGACGACAAGCCGCCGCCGAAGCTGATCCTGCTGTCGCACGAGATCGAGGAAAGCGCGCTGCTCGCCGACGCGCTCTCGGTCAAGGCCGGATCCAAGGTCGAGGTCTCGGTGCCGAAGCGCGGCGAGAAGAAAGAACTGATCGGCCACGCGCTCACCAACGCGCGTGAAGCGCTCGGCCGCAAGCTCGCCGACACCGCAACCCAGAGCCGGCTGCTGGAGGGCATGGTCACCACGCTCGGCCTGCCGCATACGCCAAAGCGCATCGAGGTCTACGACAACAGCCACATCCAGGGCACCAACGCAGTCGGCGCGATGATCGTGGCCGGGCCCGACGGGTTCATGAAGAACCAGTACCGCAAGTTCAACATCAAGTCGCAGGGGCTGACGCCCGGCGACGACTACGGGATGATGCGCGAGGTGCTGGAACGTCGCTTCAAGCGGCTCCTGAAACCGCCGGAGGATGAGGCCGCCAAGGACGGCGCAAACGACAAGGCGGACGACGATTCGTTCCCGCAATGGCCTGACCTCGTCATCATCGACGGCGGCCGCGGCCAGCTCAACGCGGTGAGAGAGATCTTCCAGAACCTCGGACTGACCCAGGTCTCGCTGATGGCGGTGGCCAAGGGTCCGGAGCGCGACGCCGGGCGCGAAACCCTGTTCATGCCGGACCGCGAGGCCATCAAGCTGGAGCCGCGCGACCCGGTGCTCTATTTCATCCAGCGGCTGCGCGACGAGGCCCACCGCTTCGTGATCGGCTCGCACCGCAAGCTGCGCAAGAAGGACATCCGCGAGGCCGGATTGCAGGAGATCCCGGGGATCGGCCCGTCGCGCAAACGTGCCTTGCTGCATCACTTCGGAACGCTCAAGGAGATCGAGCGGGCCTCGATCGCCGATCTTGGCAAGGTTCCAGGCGTCAGCGCCGAGAGCGCCCGCAAGATTTTCGAGTTTTTCCACGCCCAGCCGGGCTAGACCAAAGGCTATTCATCAGGGCGTCGCCTGCGACAGGGCATCTAGGGCATGATGCGGAAAAGTGTCAGGCAACGTTCCGAAAAGATCACGCTTGAACAACGAGCTGAGGCGCCATGACGATTCCGCGTAATGTTGCCGCGCTTTGGCGCCCGCACGGTTGACCTTCTTGCTTCAGCGGTATTGGTAGGACGGATGAACATCGCCACGACCCGGGGACAGACCAAGACCATGTCCCTCCCGAATATCCTGACCTACGCCCGGATCGCCGCGATCCCGGTGGTGATCGGCTGCGTCTACTGGCAGTCGATCCTGGACGGCCCGCTGTGGCTACGCTGGGTGGCGCTGGCGGTATTCATTGCGGCGGGGATCACCGACTATCTCGACGGCTACTATGCCCGGATGTGGGACCAGCAGTCCGCCTTCGGCCGGATGCTCGATCCGATCGCCGACAAGCTCCTGGTCGCCTCCAGCCTGCTGATGCTGGCCGCCGACAACTCGATCCATGGCTGGACGCTGTGGGCGGCGATCGTGATCCTGTGCCGCGAGATCCTGGTCTCGGGCCTGCGCGAATATCTCGCGGGGCTCAGGGTCAGCGTTCCCGTCACCAAGCTGGCGAAATGGAAGACCACGATCCAGCTGGTGGCGATCGGCTTCCTGATCGCCGGTGAAGCCGGCGAGCAGGTCTTTCCCGCCACCACCCTGATCGGCATCGTGCTGCTCTGGATGTCGGCGATCTTCACGATCTACACCGGCTGGGATTACTTCCGCGCCGGCATCCATCACCTCATCAAGGAGGATGAGGGATGAAGCTGAAATACTTCGCCTGGGTCCGCGAGCGCGTCGGCAAGGCTGAGGAGACCGTCGAGCCGCCGGCCGAGGTGCGCACCGTCGCAGACCTGATCGGCTGGCTCACCGCGCGTGACGACGCCTACGCTTATGCCTTCGAGAAGCCCACGGTGATCCGCGCCGCGATCGACCACGCCCATGTCAAGCAGGATGCGGCGATCGTCGGCGCCCGCGAGATCGCGTTCTTCCCGCCGATGACCGGCGGTTAAATTCCCCATGGCCGTCGCTGCAACCATCCGTATCCAGCAAGCCGACTTCGATGTCGCGCGCGAGATCGCAGGCCTCAGCCAGGGGCGCACCGATATCGGCGCGGTCGTCAGCTTCAGCGGCATCTGCCGCGGCAGCGAGCAGGGCGAGCCGATCGCAGCACTGACGCTCGAACATTACCCTGAAATGGCGGAAGCCGAGATTGGGCGTCACGCCGACGAGGCGCTGGCGCGCTGGCCGTTGCAGGGCCTTACCGTCATCCATCGCTTCGGCCGCATCGCGCCGGGCGAGAACATCGTGCTGGTCGTGACCGCCTCGGCGCACCGGCAGGCCGCATTCGAGGCCGCCGAGTTCCTGATGGACTATCTCAAGACCAACGCGCCGTTCTGGAAGCGCGAGGAAAGTGCCCGCGGCACGAACTGGATCGAAGCGCGCGACCACGACGACGCGGCCGCCGCGCGCTGGACCAAATCCTGATGGCCAAGCGCAGCAAGGTGCCGGCGAGGCGCATCCCGGCCGTGTCGAAAGCGTCCAACAAAGCGTCCGTGAAGGCGCCCAAGGTCGGCGCCGGCGAGCTGCACACCCTGTTCGATTTCCTGCGCTATGCGACGAGCCGCTTCAACGCGGCCCAACTGGTGTTCGCGCACGGCACCACCGATCCGGTGGCCGAGGCCGCCTTCCTGATCTCCGAGACGCTGCATCTGCATCCCGACCAGTTCGAGAATTTTGCCAACGCCCGCGTCACGGTGAGCGAAGGCAAGCAGATCCTCGACCTGATCGAGCGCCGGGTCGCGACGCGCAAACCGGCGGCCTATCTCGTCAACAAGGTCTACATGCGCGGCCTGCCGTTCTACGTCGACGAGCGCACCATCGTGCCGCGCTCCTTCATCGGCGAATTGCTGGATTCGCATTTCGGCGGCGACGAGGACGGCAGTTCGCTGATCGGCGATCCCGCGGAGGTTGGCAGCGTGCTCGACCTCTGCACCGGCTCCGGCTGCCTCGCGATCCTGGCCGCCCGGCATTTCGCCAACGCCGCGGTCGATGCGGTCGATATCTCAAAGGATGCGCTCGAGGTCGCCGCGCGCAACGTCGCCGACCACGGCCTCAACGACCGCCTGACGCTGCATCGGGGCGACCTGTTTAAGCCGCTCGGCGACAACAGCTACAACCTGATCATTTCCAACCCGCCCTATGTCGACGCCGAGGGCATGGCCGCGCTGCCGCGCGAGTGCCGCGCCGAGCCGAAGATCGCATTCGACGGTGGCCCCGACGGGCTCGACATCGTCCGCCGCCTGCTTGACGAGGCGAAGCAGCATCTCACCCCGCAAGGCGGCCTGCTGTGCGAGATCGGCCGCGGCCGCGACAATCTCGAAGCCGCCTATCCGAACCTGCCGCTGCTCTGGCTCGACACCGAGGACTCCGAGGGCGAGGTGTTCTGGATCGCCGCCGCCGACCTCTGACCGAACCCGGCCCGGTCCGGAGCATTACGGTCCCCGGCGAAGCGAAAATCATGTGCAGCTCCAGCCGGTTCCCCAGATCACTGCCGCGTCGAATCAACAATGATGCTAAGGTCGCTTTCCGGGGACGCACGGACGGAGGGCGCGGGCGCGCGACATGATTCGGATTTCGACGATCTTCATCGCCACCTGCATGGTGCTGGTCGCAGCCTCTTTGGGCTTCGTCCTGTACTCGGTGGCGGGCATCAGCGGATCGGAATCGGCGATCGTGGCGCTCACCGCCCTCACCTGCCTGATCCTCTACAACGCCGTCTCGATGCGATTGCGCGACCGCAGCGATGTCGGCAGCCAAATCGCGGACCTGTCGCGTGGCACCGCCGACCTCGCCCGCCAGGTCGCCGAATTCGGCCGGCGGCTGGCCGCGGTCGAGGGCCGGGTCGCGTCGGCCAATTCCACCGGCGCCGACCGGATGCAGGGCATGGCCGGCGAGATCAACGAGCTCGGCGGACTGGTGCGGCAGCTCGCGGCATCCGTCGCCCACCATGAGGATCTGCTGGCTTCGGGTCCGGCGGTGCAGCCTGTCGCTGCTCCTATGGCGCAGCCCGTCGCGCCGCCGCGGGCCGACCTGCTGCAACCGATGCCGCCGGCGCCGACCGTCGTCTTCGCGCCGCCGCCCCCCCCTCGCCGCAATCGGCGATCTCGCGCGGCCAGGCCCAGCTTGTCGGCGCGATCAGAAACGCGATCGAGCAGAACCGCCTCGACATCTACCTTCAGCCGATGGTGACCTTGCCGCAGCGCAAGGTGCGCTACTACGAGGCGGTGACGCGGCTGCGCGACGAGCGCGACCAGGTGCTCGCCGCCGACGACTTCATCGAGGCGGCCGAGGCCGGCGGCCTGATCGGGCGCATCGATCACATGGTGATGCTTCGCTGCGTCCAGGTGCTGCGCCGCCTGATGATCCGCAGCAAGGATGTCGGCGTGTTCTGCAACGTATCGGCGGCGACGCTGTCGGACCCGACGCATTTCACCCAGTGTCTCGACTTCCTCGAAGCCAACCGCGCGCTGGCGCCGTCCTTCGTGCTCGAGTTCAAGCAGGCCACCTTCCGCAACCTCGGTCCCGTCGAGAGCGAGAACCTCGCGGCGCTGTCGCAGCGCGGCTACCGGTTCTCGATCGATCATGTCAGCGACCTTCGCCTCGAGCCGCGCGAGCTGGCCGATCGCGGCGTCCGCTTCATCAAGGTGCCGGCGGCGCTGCTGCTCGACACCGCGCAGAGCGCGGCTTC
Coding sequences within:
- the pgsA gene encoding CDP-diacylglycerol--glycerol-3-phosphate 3-phosphatidyltransferase — its product is MNIATTRGQTKTMSLPNILTYARIAAIPVVIGCVYWQSILDGPLWLRWVALAVFIAAGITDYLDGYYARMWDQQSAFGRMLDPIADKLLVASSLLMLAADNSIHGWTLWAAIVILCREILVSGLREYLAGLRVSVPVTKLAKWKTTIQLVAIGFLIAGEAGEQVFPATTLIGIVLLWMSAIFTIYTGWDYFRAGIHHLIKEDEG
- a CDS encoding outer membrane protein → MTRFVARALALIVAGWMSSAVAADLNYGSPYTVYQPLNAYSWAGPYLGGNIGYGWGSVENNPTKPSGFAGGVQAGYNFQNGSPWVFGFEADIQGTTADDRFAPWKFSNPWFGTVRGRAGYAVNNVLFYATGGLAFGELRGETFGVSESHTNAGFTVGAGAEMGFAPNWSAKIEYLYVDLANSNFTITGGASNGYSFSLVRAGINYHF
- the prmB gene encoding 50S ribosomal protein L3 N(5)-glutamine methyltransferase codes for the protein MAKRSKVPARRIPAVSKASNKASVKAPKVGAGELHTLFDFLRYATSRFNAAQLVFAHGTTDPVAEAAFLISETLHLHPDQFENFANARVTVSEGKQILDLIERRVATRKPAAYLVNKVYMRGLPFYVDERTIVPRSFIGELLDSHFGGDEDGSSLIGDPAEVGSVLDLCTGSGCLAILAARHFANAAVDAVDISKDALEVAARNVADHGLNDRLTLHRGDLFKPLGDNSYNLIISNPPYVDAEGMAALPRECRAEPKIAFDGGPDGLDIVRRLLDEAKQHLTPQGGLLCEIGRGRDNLEAAYPNLPLLWLDTEDSEGEVFWIAAADL
- a CDS encoding cold-shock protein, producing MAMTGTVKFFNGERGYGFIKPDDGGRDVFVHITAVERAGLKDLTEGQRISFEVEPDKKGKGPKAVNLVVS
- a CDS encoding ribonuclease T, whose amino-acid sequence is MLCGAAGASAQDRRQNAPGEFDFYVLSLSWSPSFCEAASERGNNGRGTQAQCGGRPYSFVVHGLWPQYERGFPEYCQRPSPRLARNIMTSMLDLMPAPGLIYNEWDKHGTCSGLGERAYFEAIRKARAAVKIPEEFLQLSEPKTIAPDELETAFIKANPGLSNSAISVTCNSGRLSEVRICMSKDLQFRACEEVDRRACRRDQVVMPPVRGG
- a CDS encoding molybdenum cofactor biosynthesis protein MoaE, coding for MAVAATIRIQQADFDVAREIAGLSQGRTDIGAVVSFSGICRGSEQGEPIAALTLEHYPEMAEAEIGRHADEALARWPLQGLTVIHRFGRIAPGENIVLVVTASAHRQAAFEAAEFLMDYLKTNAPFWKREESARGTNWIEARDHDDAAAARWTKS
- the moaD gene encoding molybdopterin converting factor subunit 1, whose protein sequence is MKLKYFAWVRERVGKAEETVEPPAEVRTVADLIGWLTARDDAYAYAFEKPTVIRAAIDHAHVKQDAAIVGAREIAFFPPMTGG
- a CDS encoding 23S rRNA (adenine(2030)-N(6))-methyltransferase RlmJ, coding for MNYRHAFHAGNFADVIKHIVLVRMLTYLQDKQAAFRVIDTHAGAGLYDLTSSEAQRGGEWLTGIARLMQARLSDQALPLIAPYLDIVRAFNPRGELKAYPGSPLIARALLRPQDRLTACEIEPTARKQLIDALRRDAQARVVDLDGWTALPAFVPPNERRGLVLIDPPFEAKDEFERLARAFAEAYAKWPTGAYLLWYPVKSRRATDELARSVAAAAASSRPAGKCLRLEFSVAPQEADAGLVSTGLLIVNPPWTLAGELKIILPELEKPLGQGGAARFRLETPKP
- the uvrC gene encoding excinuclease ABC subunit UvrC; the protein is MVHDSPESPAPDPKIKGRRGSKSDLPQDDLTRADLTLDTSDVDPETSAAEDEDDARLPDAAEDGNEAVAEGTLSVGHAAIENAVRLAPTSPGVYRMLNAANDVLYVGKAKNVKKRLSSYARANAPLPARILRMIAATTHVEIVSTMTETEALLLEANLIKQLRPRFNVQLRDDKSFPYILISGDHWAPQILKHRGAQSRPGRYFGPFANAGAVNRTITALQRAFLIRSCTDGFFESRTRPCLLYQIKRCAGPCTREIDFPGYSELVREATEFLSGRSHAVKELLAAEMEKASGELEFETAALYRDRLAALSAIQSQQGINPRTVEEADVFAIHQEGGYSCVEVFFFRTGQNWGNRAYFPKAEKSFTPEEVLSSFLAQFYDDKPPPKLILLSHEIEESALLADALSVKAGSKVEVSVPKRGEKKELIGHALTNAREALGRKLADTATQSRLLEGMVTTLGLPHTPKRIEVYDNSHIQGTNAVGAMIVAGPDGFMKNQYRKFNIKSQGLTPGDDYGMMREVLERRFKRLLKPPEDEAAKDGANDKADDDSFPQWPDLVIIDGGRGQLNAVREIFQNLGLTQVSLMAVAKGPERDAGRETLFMPDREAIKLEPRDPVLYFIQRLRDEAHRFVIGSHRKLRKKDIREAGLQEIPGIGPSRKRALLHHFGTLKEIERASIADLGKVPGVSAESARKIFEFFHAQPG